From a single Bacilli bacterium PM5-9 genomic region:
- a CDS encoding putative Zn-dependent peptidase (product_source=COG0612; cath_funfam=3.30.830.10; cog=COG0612; pfam=PF05193; superfamily=63411), with amino-acid sequence MQTNYNIKKSDKFKTNYLQIRYLIDAKKENTSLASLLSMYITYSNNIQKTYKEATDYLDSLYGCKLDISISLKGDKIAFDITIIFVASRFLNSENYLENIINTYLTYIFNPLQINNSFDNTVIDLKKYELKERIKSIYDDKTSYATEQFFKVFAKNYPLSLNMAGYIEDIELITNDTLYNFYNELIKQTPYVCGILTSSDYNKTITILNEKIPEVSYNNFTNSYQIEIDDIKEVIESQDIVQSKLLVGLTIDDEINNENYYYYFLINILFGLSSNSYLFKIVREKENLCYTIRSSYVQYCNSIAVLAGIEKENYSKTVSLIEEILEMMKNGEITSDDFKDAKSVAKDMLQKVKDSQVGLVSYDINRTMQQYSTDLDYDIKMIENIELEQLVEKVKNIKLKAKYLLSGDKNE; translated from the coding sequence ATGCAAACAAATTACAACATAAAAAAATCCGATAAATTTAAAACGAATTATTTACAAATTAGATATTTAATAGATGCTAAAAAAGAGAACACTTCACTAGCATCTCTTTTATCTATGTATATAACTTATTCAAATAATATCCAAAAAACTTATAAGGAAGCTACTGATTATTTAGATTCTTTATATGGATGTAAATTGGATATATCTATCTCTTTAAAAGGAGATAAAATAGCTTTTGATATTACAATTATTTTTGTAGCTAGTCGTTTTTTAAATAGTGAAAATTATCTTGAAAATATTATTAATACTTATTTAACATATATTTTTAATCCACTACAAATTAATAATAGTTTTGATAATACTGTTATTGATTTAAAAAAATATGAATTAAAAGAGAGAATAAAAAGCATTTATGATGATAAAACTAGTTATGCAACTGAACAGTTTTTCAAAGTATTTGCCAAAAACTACCCACTATCTTTAAATATGGCGGGGTATATTGAAGATATTGAATTAATTACAAACGATACTTTATATAATTTTTATAATGAATTAATAAAACAAACTCCTTATGTTTGTGGTATTTTAACATCAAGTGATTATAATAAAACTATTACAATTTTAAATGAAAAAATTCCTGAAGTTTCATATAATAATTTTACAAATTCATATCAAATAGAAATTGATGACATTAAGGAAGTTATAGAAAGTCAAGATATTGTGCAATCAAAATTATTAGTTGGTTTAACTATTGATGATGAAATTAATAATGAAAATTATTACTATTACTTTTTAATAAATATTTTATTTGGATTATCAAGTAACTCGTATTTATTTAAAATCGTTAGAGAAAAAGAGAATTTATGTTATACAATTAGATCTAGCTATGTTCAATATTGTAATTCAATTGCAGTATTAGCTGGAATTGAAAAAGAAAATTATTCTAAAACCGTTTCATTAATTGAAGAAATTTTAGAAATGATGAAAAATGGCGAAATAACAAGTGATGATTTTAAAGATGCTAAATCGGTTGCTAAAGATATGTTACAAAAAGTTAAAGATAGTCAAGTTGGTCTTGTTAGTTATGATATTAATCGTACAATGCAACAATATTCAACAGATTTAGATTATGATATTAAAATGATTGAAAATATTGAATTAGAACAATTAGTAGAAAAAGTAAAAAATATTAAACTGAAAGCTAAGTATTTATTAAGTGGTGATAAAAATGAATAG
- a CDS encoding putative Zn-dependent peptidase (product_source=COG0612; cath_funfam=3.30.830.10; cog=COG0612; pfam=PF00675,PF05193; superfamily=63411) gives MNRKYYELIDETLYHFTCENGLEVYLLQKKDYYKTYGIFASKFGSCNTKFKVDGKTYNVIDGAAHFLEHKMFEKDNYDVMDTFSKQQASSNAFTSFDKTAYLFSATANVNQNVITLLDFVQDLQLSDKSVEKEKPIIASEIAMYDDNVDWQSFFQSLQSMYHNNSVKIDIAGTKESINAITKEDLYLYYNHFYHPSNMVLFVCGSFDLDSLSSTIIDNQNSKEFKKINLKLINEKEPKDVVNRYSKRELDVLNTKYNYSFKVNDYIMDSLKQDIAMGVLMDILFAKSTDFFQDLFNNQKITNQYSYGYQQDNLNDYAFIQLSFTCDDEQYLTKYLDNYFKQDLTHFINEKDFEIIKAKYTGDFIRVFNSPEGIADSFISYYISGYDLFEVLEVINEVTIEDLKSLLVLFNDKYKTISLITPPKK, from the coding sequence ATGAATAGGAAATATTATGAATTAATTGATGAAACTTTATATCATTTTACCTGTGAAAATGGTTTAGAAGTGTATTTATTGCAGAAAAAGGATTATTATAAAACTTATGGAATTTTTGCAAGTAAATTTGGTTCATGTAATACAAAATTTAAAGTTGATGGAAAAACTTATAATGTTATTGATGGAGCAGCACATTTTTTAGAGCATAAGATGTTTGAAAAAGATAATTATGATGTTATGGATACTTTTAGTAAACAACAGGCTTCAAGCAATGCCTTCACTTCATTTGATAAAACAGCATATCTATTTAGTGCTACAGCAAATGTTAATCAAAACGTTATAACATTGTTAGATTTTGTTCAAGATTTACAATTAAGTGATAAATCCGTAGAAAAAGAAAAACCAATTATTGCATCTGAAATTGCAATGTATGATGATAATGTTGATTGGCAATCATTTTTTCAATCACTTCAATCAATGTATCATAATAATAGTGTAAAAATTGATATTGCTGGAACTAAAGAGAGTATTAATGCAATTACAAAAGAAGATTTATATTTATATTATAATCATTTCTATCATCCATCAAATATGGTTTTATTTGTATGTGGTTCATTTGATTTAGATTCTTTATCAAGTACAATTATTGATAATCAAAACAGTAAAGAGTTTAAAAAAATAAATTTAAAGTTAATTAATGAAAAAGAACCAAAAGATGTAGTAAATAGATATTCAAAAAGAGAGTTAGATGTTTTAAATACTAAATATAATTATTCATTTAAAGTTAATGATTATATAATGGATTCATTAAAGCAAGATATTGCTATGGGAGTATTAATGGATATTTTGTTTGCTAAAAGCACGGATTTCTTCCAAGACTTGTTTAACAATCAAAAAATTACAAACCAATATAGTTATGGGTATCAACAAGATAATTTAAATGATTATGCATTTATTCAATTATCTTTTACTTGTGATGATGAACAATATCTTACAAAATATTTAGATAATTATTTTAAGCAAGATTTAACACATTTTATCAATGAAAAAGACTTTGAAATTATCAAAGCTAAATATACTGGTGATTTTATTAGAGTTTTTAATAGCCCAGAGGGAATTGCTGATTCATTTATTTCATATTATATTAGTGGCTATGATTTATTTGAAGTTTTAGAAGTAATCAATGAAGTAACAATTGAAGATTTAAAAAGTTTATTAGTGTTATTTAATGATAAATATAAAACAATTTCATTAATAACACCACCTAAAAAGTAA
- a CDS encoding (E)-4-hydroxy-3-methylbut-2-enyl-diphosphate synthase (product_source=KO:K03526; cath_funfam=3.40.50.1000; cog=COG0821; ko=KO:K03526; pfam=PF04551; superfamily=51717,56014; tigrfam=TIGR00612), whose product MFYRDKTRPINVGGIQIGNNDKIIIQSMCNTKTKDINNTVKQINELQEAGCEIVRVAVLDIEDAKAIKEIKKNISIPIVADIHFDYRLAIESINSGVDKIRINPGNIGSNDKVKAVVDACKEKKIPIRIGVNAGSLEKEILDKYQYPCAKAMVESARKHVEILEKLDFYDICISLKASDVLLSIEAYELAAKEFNYPLHLGITEAGTKFAGTIKSCAGLAPLIHQGIGSTIRVSLSTDPVLEIEVAKELLKNYHLANNLPTIVSCPTCGRLQYSMFDVVDEIEKYLKNKKTNIHVAIMGCGVNGPGEAKSADIGIAGGVDEGVLFKKGKIIKKVKQAEMINELKKEIDLFISEEKQR is encoded by the coding sequence ATGTTTTATAGAGATAAAACTAGACCAATTAATGTTGGTGGTATTCAAATCGGTAATAACGATAAAATAATTATCCAATCAATGTGTAATACAAAAACAAAAGATATAAATAATACGGTTAAACAAATAAATGAATTGCAAGAAGCAGGATGTGAAATAGTTAGGGTTGCTGTTTTAGATATTGAAGATGCTAAGGCAATAAAAGAAATAAAAAAGAATATTTCTATTCCAATAGTTGCTGATATTCATTTTGATTATCGTTTAGCAATAGAATCAATTAATTCAGGAGTTGATAAAATAAGAATAAATCCCGGTAATATTGGTTCAAATGATAAAGTTAAGGCAGTTGTTGATGCATGTAAAGAAAAAAAGATACCAATAAGAATTGGCGTAAATGCAGGTTCACTAGAAAAGGAAATATTAGATAAATATCAATACCCTTGTGCAAAGGCAATGGTTGAAAGTGCTAGAAAACATGTCGAGATACTTGAAAAACTTGATTTTTATGATATATGTATTTCATTAAAGGCAAGTGATGTTTTATTATCAATAGAAGCTTATGAATTAGCTGCAAAAGAATTTAATTATCCTCTACATTTAGGAATTACTGAAGCTGGAACAAAATTTGCTGGAACAATAAAATCATGTGCAGGTTTAGCCCCACTTATTCATCAAGGTATTGGCTCAACAATTAGGGTTAGTTTAAGCACTGATCCTGTTTTAGAAATTGAAGTAGCTAAAGAGTTATTGAAAAACTACCATTTAGCAAACAATCTTCCTACTATTGTTTCTTGCCCTACTTGTGGTCGATTACAATACAGTATGTTTGATGTTGTTGATGAGATTGAAAAATATTTAAAAAATAAGAAAACTAATATTCATGTTGCAATAATGGGATGTGGTGTTAATGGTCCTGGTGAAGCAAAATCTGCTGATATTGGAATTGCTGGTGGTGTAGATGAAGGTGTTTTATTTAAAAAAGGAAAAATTATCAAAAAAGTAAAACAAGCCGAAATGATAAATGAATTAAAAAAAGAAATTGACTTATTTATTAGTGAAGAAAAACAACGATAA
- a CDS encoding large subunit ribosomal protein L33 (product_source=KO:K02913; cath_funfam=3.30.40.30; cog=COG0267; ko=KO:K02913; pfam=PF00471; smart=SM00659; superfamily=57829; tigrfam=TIGR01023): protein MRDNITLKCTECGEENYIGKKNKKLHPDRVEYKKYCSRCNAQTIHKEKK from the coding sequence ATGAGAGATAACATTACACTAAAATGTACTGAGTGTGGCGAAGAGAATTATATTGGAAAGAAAAATAAAAAACTACATCCTGATCGTGTAGAGTATAAAAAATATTGTTCAAGATGTAATGCACAAACAATACATAAAGAAAAGAAATAA
- a CDS encoding hydroxyacylglutathione hydrolase (product_source=KO:K01069; cath_funfam=3.60.15.10; cog=COG0491; ko=KO:K01069; pfam=PF00753; smart=SM00849; superfamily=56281), with protein sequence MKVERVVNSFIEENTFIIYENDTCIIVDPGSDFNKIDFVIQENNLKNINIYLTHGHIDHIVSVNDISKKYDAPVFIHELEIPLLKKPSENMSTMFYDRDIEVKNAIGVKDKLDIPALGELNVYHTPGHTYGHSMLEVKKINTLFTGDFVFYHEIGRCDLPTGSIDDMYNSLDKLKTFNPKLEICPGHGQYSSVGEEIKYNPYMNR encoded by the coding sequence ATGAAAGTCGAAAGAGTAGTAAATAGTTTTATTGAAGAAAACACTTTTATTATCTATGAAAATGATACTTGTATTATTGTTGATCCAGGATCTGATTTTAATAAAATTGATTTTGTAATTCAAGAAAATAATTTAAAAAATATTAATATTTATTTAACACACGGTCATATTGATCATATTGTATCTGTAAATGATATTTCAAAAAAATATGATGCACCTGTTTTTATTCATGAATTAGAAATACCGCTTTTAAAAAAGCCAAGCGAAAATATGTCAACGATGTTTTATGATAGAGATATTGAAGTTAAGAATGCTATTGGAGTTAAAGATAAATTAGATATACCAGCGTTAGGTGAATTAAATGTATATCACACACCTGGGCATACTTATGGTCATTCAATGTTAGAAGTAAAGAAAATAAATACTTTATTTACTGGTGACTTTGTTTTTTATCATGAAATAGGTCGTTGTGATTTACCTACTGGTAGTATTGATGATATGTATAATTCATTAGATAAATTAAAAACATTTAATCCAAAATTAGAAATTTGTCCTGGACATGGTCAATATTCTAGTGTTGGGGAGGAAATAAAATATAATCCATATATGAATAGATAA
- a CDS encoding acetyl esterase/lipase (product_source=COG0657; cath_funfam=3.40.50.1820; cog=COG0657; pfam=PF00326,PF07859; superfamily=53474; transmembrane_helix_parts=Inside_1_6,TMhelix_7_26,Outside_27_360), which yields MKKNKLLIILFLLVCFLYLNNTEIYAKKYQSKYITLKSKKNLKYNNISKKQKLDIYYPKKIKRNRNNPVVLFIHGGYYDSGNKAYGLKKNKKNYNDAGYVYVTMNYRLSKNARFPSAANDVKTAIRYLKHNSKKLYINSSKIIIVGFSAGANVGSLAVSTPNIKSFNNEKVKYAKMNNKVAGFIGISGFYNLDTYFDLRDKLDTELIGSEENNTEEEINNETEENIDEKDDSSKEVEPINSSAITISNNVVSSGAYTKNQKRILNYFTTIKTPIKNDLKNANTFNYIKKIKAPIMIYAGKNDKTISYKQSSEFCSTLKKNNKKVSCHIYKKKSHGISFYQKKDNFKKIVKWMNKITRHKK from the coding sequence TTGAAGAAGAATAAGTTACTTATAATATTATTTTTATTGGTATGTTTTCTGTATCTAAATAATACTGAAATTTATGCTAAAAAGTATCAATCAAAATATATTACATTAAAAAGTAAGAAAAATCTTAAATATAATAATATTTCAAAAAAACAAAAATTAGATATTTATTATCCAAAAAAGATTAAAAGAAATCGAAATAATCCAGTTGTTCTTTTTATTCATGGTGGTTATTATGATTCAGGTAATAAAGCTTATGGTTTAAAGAAAAATAAAAAAAATTACAATGATGCAGGATATGTTTATGTTACAATGAATTATCGATTGTCAAAAAATGCAAGGTTTCCTAGTGCAGCAAATGATGTTAAAACAGCAATTAGATATTTAAAACATAATTCAAAAAAATTATATATAAATTCTAGTAAAATAATAATAGTTGGATTTTCAGCAGGAGCTAATGTTGGCTCATTAGCAGTAAGCACTCCAAATATTAAATCATTTAATAATGAAAAAGTTAAATATGCTAAAATGAACAATAAAGTTGCTGGTTTTATTGGAATATCAGGATTTTATAATTTAGATACATATTTTGATTTAAGAGATAAACTTGATACAGAGTTAATTGGTAGTGAAGAAAATAATACTGAAGAAGAGATAAATAATGAAACTGAAGAAAATATTGATGAAAAAGATGATAGTAGTAAAGAAGTTGAACCTATTAATTCAAGTGCTATAACTATAAGTAATAATGTAGTTAGTAGTGGAGCATATACAAAAAATCAGAAAAGAATTTTAAATTATTTTACAACAATTAAAACACCAATAAAAAATGATTTGAAAAATGCTAATACTTTTAATTATATAAAAAAGATAAAAGCACCAATAATGATTTATGCTGGAAAAAATGATAAAACTATTTCATATAAACAATCATCAGAATTTTGTTCAACATTAAAAAAGAACAACAAGAAAGTATCTTGTCATATTTATAAGAAAAAATCTCATGGAATAAGTTTTTATCAAAAGAAAGATAATTTTAAAAAGATAGTAAAATGGATGAATAAAATAACAAGGCATAAAAAATAG